In Pseudomonadota bacterium, the genomic window ACCCAGGGCGACGATCTCGCGCCCGGGGTACTCAAGATGGTCAAGGTCTACCTGGCGGTCAAGCGCCGCGTGCAACCCGGCGACAAGATGGCCGGACGCCATGGAAACAAGGGCGTGGTATCGACCATCGTCCCCGTCGAGGACATGCCGTTCATGCAGGATGGGACCCCGATCGACATCGTCTTGAACCCGCTCGGGGTGCCCTCGCGCATGAACGTCGGGCAAGTGCTCGAGGCGCATCTAGGCTGGGCCGCCAAGGGCATCGGGGACAAGATCCGCATGTTGGTCGAGGCCTTCGCCGAGGTGAACGAGATCCGCGAGTTCCTGGAGCGGGTGTATAACGGCGGCGGCCGAAGCGTCGACCTCGACTCGCTCGACGACGACGAGGTGGAAACGCTAGCCAATAATCTGCAAAGTGGTTTGCCGGTGTCCACCCCGGTGTTCGATGGCGCCTCCGATGTCGAGATCAAGGCCATGCTGGAGCTGGCGGGCCTGCCGGTATCGGGACAGACCGTGCTGCGTGACGGCCGCACGGGTCAGGCCTTCGACCGGCCGGTCACGGTCGGTCACATGTACATGCTGAAGCTCAACCACCTGGTCGATGACAAGATGCACGCGCGCTCGACCGGTCCCTACAGCCTCGTCACCCAGCAACCGCTCGGCGGAAAGGCCCAGTTCGGGGGACAGCGCTTCGGCGAGATGGAGGTCTGGGCGCTGGAGGCCTACGGCGCCGCGTATACGTTGCAGGAGATGCTGACGGTCAAGTCCGACGACGTGAGCGGCCGCACCCGGATGTACAAGAACATCGTCGATGGGGACCATCGCATGCAAGCCGGCATGCCCGAATCGTTCAACGTCCTGCTCAAAGAGCTGCGTTCGCTCGGGATCGACGTCGATCTGGAACAGCGTTGACGCACAGCGCCCTTCGACAGGGTAACCACGACAGAGGCGCCTCGTTGGCGGAGGGATTATATTGAAAGACCTACTCAACCTATTGAAGCAGCAAGGACTGGCCGAGGACTTCGATGCCATCCATATCGGTCTGGCGTCGCCGGAGAAGATCCGCTCGTGGTCCTATGGCGAGGTCAAAAAACCCGAGACCATCAACTACCGTACCTTCAAACCGGAGCGCGACGGGCTGTTCTGCGCCAAGATCTTCGGCCCGGTCAAGGACTACGAGTGTCTGTGCGGCAAGTACAAGCGTCTCAAGCACCGCGGTGTCGTGTGTGAAAAATGTGGCGTCGAGGTGACCCTGGCCAAGGTCAGGCGCGAGCGCATGGGGCGTATCGAGCTGGCCAGCCCGGTGGCGCACATCTGGTTCCTCAAATCGCTGCCCTCGCGCATGGGATTGCTGCTCGACCTCACGCTCCGGGAGATCGAGCGCATCCTGTATTTCGAGGCCTATGTGGTCATCGACCCCGGCATGACGCCCCTGCAACGCGGCCAGCTCCTGGCGGAAGAGGCATACCTGGAAGCGATCGAGCAACATGGAGACGAGTTCGATGCGCGCATGGGTGCCGAGTCGATCCATGAATTACTGCGTACCATCGACCTCCCCGTCGAGATCGCGCGGATCCGCGACGAGCTCAGCGACACCCATTCGGAGACCAAGCTCAAGAAGTTGAATAAACGCTTGAAGCTAATGGAGTCCTTCCTGAGCTCGGGAAACCGGCCCCAGTGGATGGTGTTGACGGTGCTGCCGGTGTTGCCGCCCGAGTTGCGTCCGCTGGTTCCGCTGGACGGCGGCCGCTTCGCCACCTCGGATCTCAACGACCTCTACCGGCGCGTGATCAATCGCAACAATCGGCTCAAGAGGCTTCTGGATCTCAGCGCGCCCGACATCATCGTGCGCAACGAGAAGCGCATGTTGCAGGAGGCGGTCGATGCCCTGCTCGACAACGGCCGACGCGGCCGCACCATCACCGGCAGCAACAAGCTGCCGCTGAAATCACTGGCCGACATGATCAAGGGCAAGCAGGGGCGCTTTCGTCAGAACCTCTTGGGCAAGCGCGTCGATTATTCCGGGCGCTCGGTGATCGTCGTGGGCTCGACCCTCAAGCTCCACCAGTGCGGATTGCCAAAGAAGATGGCGCTGGAGCTGTTCAAGCCCTTCATCTTCAGCAAGCTCGAGCGCAACGGCATGGCGACGACCATCAAGGCCGCGAAGAAGATGGTGGAACGCGAGGGGGCGGAGGTGTGGGACATCCTTGAAGAGGTGATCCGCGAGCACCCGGTGCTGCTCAATCGCGCCCCAACCCTGCACCGCCTCGGGATCCAGGCCTTCGAGCCGGTGCTCATCGAGGGCAAGGCCATCCAGCTGCACCCGCTGGTGTGCACGGCCTTCAATGCGGACTTCGACGGCGATCAGATGGCCGTGCACGTGCCGCTCTCGATCGAGGGCCAACTCGAGGCCAGGACGCTCATGATGTCCACCAACAACATCTTGTCCCCGGCCAACGGCGATCCCATCATCGTCCCCACCCAGGACGTGGTCCTGGGGCTGTATTATCTGACCCGCGAACGCGTCGGCGCGCGCGGCGAGGGGATGGTGTTCGGGGATGTGGATGAGGTCCACCGCGCCTATGAAACGGGTGCCGCGGAGCTGCACGCACGGGTCAGGGTCCGCATCACGGAAGCCGTCCAGCGCCCCAGCGGTGAGCGTGTAGAGGAGACGCGCCTGCGCGACACCACGGTAGGCCGGGCGCTCTTGTCTACGGTGCTGCCCGAGGTCTTGCCCTTCGATGTCATCAACCGGGATATGAACAAGAAGGCGATCTCCGGTCTCATCAACACCTGCTACCGGCGCGTCGGTCTGAAGGACACGGTTATCTTCGCGGACCGCCTCATGTACATGGGCTTCTCCCATGCCACGCGGGCGGGGATCTCCATCGGCGTCGATGACATGGTGGTGCCCGACGACAAGGGATCGATCATCAGCCGCGCCGAGGAGGGGGTGAAGGAGATCGAACAGCAATATGCCTCGGGTCTCGTCACCAAGGGCGAGCGCTACAACAAGGTCATCGACATCTGGTCGCACACCAACGATCAGGTCGCCAAGGCGATGATGGACAAGCTGGGATCGGAAACGGTGAGCGATGCGGCCGGCAGGGAGGTGAGACAAGCGTCGTTCAATTCCATCTTCATGATGGCGGATTCGGGCGCGCGCGGTTCGGCGGCCCAGATCCGGCAACTCAGCGGTATGCGCGGGCTCATGGCCAAGCCCGACGGATCGATCATCGAGACCCCGATCACGGCCAACTTCCGCGAGGGCCTGAACGTCCTGCAGTATTTCATCTCGACCCACGGCGCGCGCAAGGGCCTGGCCGACACCGCGCTCAAGACCGCCAATTCGGGTTATCTCACCCGGCGCCTGGTCGATGTCGCGCAGGACCTGGTCGTCACCGAGGACGATTGCCATACCCGCCAGGGTCTCTTGATGGTCGCCGTCATCGAAGGCGGGGACGTGGTGGAGGCCCTGGGTGACCGGGTGCTCGGCCGGGTGATCGCGGAAGACGTGCACCAGGCCTCGACCCACGAGGTGGTGGCGCCCGCCGGGACCCTCATCGACGAGAAGTGGGTGGAGCGCCTGGACGCGGTCGGTATCGATCAGGTCAGGGTGCGTTCGCCGATCACCTGCGAGACCCGCTACGGGATCTGCGCCGCCTGCTACGGCCGGGACCTGGCCCGCGGCCATCGGGTCAACGTGGGTGAGGCGGTCGGCGTCATCGCCGCCCAGTCGATCGGTGAACCCGGTACGCAGCTCACCATGCGTACCTTCCACATCGGCGGTGCGGCCTCCCGCGACGCGGCGGTCAGCCGCATCGAGGCCAAATCCAGGGGCACGGTCAAGCTTCAGAACCTGAAGGTCTTGAGGCAGGAGGCCAGGACCTTCGTGGCCGTCTCGCGCTCGGGCGAGCTGGCTGTGGTCGATGAGGTGGGGCGCGAGCGCGAGCGCTACAAGGTGCCTTACGGCGCGGTCCTGAGCGTGGCCGCCGGTGATCATATCGAGGCGGGTCAAGTGATCGCCCACTGGGACCCGCACACCCATCCGGTGATCACCGAGGTGGCGGGCACGGTGGCGTTTTCGGATATCATCGAGGGCATCACCGTGGTGCGTCACGTCGATGAGATCACGGGGCTGACCAGCATCGTCATCATGGATCCCAAACAGCGCGCCGCCAGCGCCAAGGACCTGCGGCCGGTGGTCAAGCTGGTCGATCTCGAGGGCAATGACCTCCGGATCCCGGGCACCGATATCCCGGCACATTACTTCCTGCCTCCCAAGGCCGTGATCAATGCGGAGGATGGGACCACCGTGAAAGTGGGCGACGTCATCGCCCGACTGCCCCAGGAGTCGTTCAAGACCCGCGACATCACCGGCGGCTTGCCGAGGGTCGCCGATCTGTTCGAGGCGCGCCGTCCCAAGGAGGCGGCGGTGCTTGCGGAGATCTCGGGGACCGTCAGCTTCGGGAAGGATACCAAGGGCAA contains:
- the rpoC gene encoding DNA-directed RNA polymerase subunit beta', translating into MKDLLNLLKQQGLAEDFDAIHIGLASPEKIRSWSYGEVKKPETINYRTFKPERDGLFCAKIFGPVKDYECLCGKYKRLKHRGVVCEKCGVEVTLAKVRRERMGRIELASPVAHIWFLKSLPSRMGLLLDLTLREIERILYFEAYVVIDPGMTPLQRGQLLAEEAYLEAIEQHGDEFDARMGAESIHELLRTIDLPVEIARIRDELSDTHSETKLKKLNKRLKLMESFLSSGNRPQWMVLTVLPVLPPELRPLVPLDGGRFATSDLNDLYRRVINRNNRLKRLLDLSAPDIIVRNEKRMLQEAVDALLDNGRRGRTITGSNKLPLKSLADMIKGKQGRFRQNLLGKRVDYSGRSVIVVGSTLKLHQCGLPKKMALELFKPFIFSKLERNGMATTIKAAKKMVEREGAEVWDILEEVIREHPVLLNRAPTLHRLGIQAFEPVLIEGKAIQLHPLVCTAFNADFDGDQMAVHVPLSIEGQLEARTLMMSTNNILSPANGDPIIVPTQDVVLGLYYLTRERVGARGEGMVFGDVDEVHRAYETGAAELHARVRVRITEAVQRPSGERVEETRLRDTTVGRALLSTVLPEVLPFDVINRDMNKKAISGLINTCYRRVGLKDTVIFADRLMYMGFSHATRAGISIGVDDMVVPDDKGSIISRAEEGVKEIEQQYASGLVTKGERYNKVIDIWSHTNDQVAKAMMDKLGSETVSDAAGREVRQASFNSIFMMADSGARGSAAQIRQLSGMRGLMAKPDGSIIETPITANFREGLNVLQYFISTHGARKGLADTALKTANSGYLTRRLVDVAQDLVVTEDDCHTRQGLLMVAVIEGGDVVEALGDRVLGRVIAEDVHQASTHEVVAPAGTLIDEKWVERLDAVGIDQVRVRSPITCETRYGICAACYGRDLARGHRVNVGEAVGVIAAQSIGEPGTQLTMRTFHIGGAASRDAAVSRIEAKSRGTVKLQNLKVLRQEARTFVAVSRSGELAVVDEVGRERERYKVPYGAVLSVAAGDHIEAGQVIAHWDPHTHPVITEVAGTVAFSDIIEGITVVRHVDEITGLTSIVIMDPKQRAASAKDLRPVVKLVDLEGNDLRIPGTDIPAHYFLPPKAVINAEDGTTVKVGDVIARLPQESFKTRDITGGLPRVADLFEARRPKEAAVLAEISGTVSFGKDTKGKQRLILTAENEQVEVLIPKWRQVTVFEGEHVERGEVIVDGAPDSHDILRLQGVHALTQYIVNEVQDVYRLQGVRINDKHIEVIVRQMLRKVEVTEPGDTHFLTGEQVERERLQEANQRAQQAEKEGAKAAQVLLGITKASLATESFISAASFQETTRVLTEAAVTSKTDELRGLKENVIVGRLIPGGTGFSYHTERRRKREALSAPPLSVEQAAGAEEVVSVPEPREERTQRA